CCAGGAGAAACAGCCAAATAACCTCACTTTACATTGCCCCTGTTCTCTCAAGGTTTGTACCAGGATGAATCTAACCAACCTGGACAGTTACATCCCTCAGACTGGACCCCAGCAAAACAGTCTCAGCCGGTGTTGACGCACATGTACTGGATGAGGATCCAGAATTAATAGGTTGATTAGCCTGAACCCATTCTGAGGTTAAGAGTAAAGAAGTTTTGGTGAATTCTAAAtattcctagaatttacagtgcaggaggccattcggcccatcaagtctgccccgacccttggaaagagcaccccatttaaggccgcacttccaacctatccccctaaccccacctaacctttttttggacactaaggggcaatttagcatggccaatccacctaacctgcacatctgggcagcagggtagcatggtggttagcataaatgcttcacagctccagggtcccagctccgggtgctccggtttcctcccacagtccaaagatgtgcgggttagatggattggccatgctaaattgcctgtagtgtcctaataaaagtaaggttaagggggggttgttgggttacgggtatagggtggatacgtgggtttgagtagggtgatcatggctcggcacaacattgagggccgaagggcctgttctgtgctgtactgttctatgttctatctttggatagcgggaggaaaatggagcacccggaggaaacccacgcagacccaccagggagaacatgcagactctgcacagacagtgacccaagccaggaatcgaacctaggaccctggagctgtgaagcaactgtgctaccgtgccaccaagtAAACCCAGAGACCAAGGATCAACCTGGAAAAGGTCTTTATGACAGTATGTAATGCATGTTTCCCTGATCTGTTACTAGGCAACTCAAAATGTTCTGCACAGTACAGAGAAGCTGTGATTTGATTAATTAGCAATCTGGAGTCTGGGGAATAATTTGAACAGTTTTTTAATTCTAATATTTACCTCATTTCGGTCAGATCCATATCCTCCATGTCCAGGGTCCGGCAGCAGTGGGTATCGTTCCATCTCCCTTTCCTAATGAAAAAAACCTCAAGTGAACTTGGATTTTCCCTCCTCAGGGCATCAACTCCTTATTGGGGCACCGGACAGGTTTTACTGACAGCCCACAACTTTTTCAACTGGTCATTATTGGAAGCAAGTGCCATCAGGCTATGCGACTACACCTTGCACCTTCGCCAATCCCTTTGCAGCAGCTGACAGCAAATGAGTGGCTGTTCGGCCTTCCTGCGGAGGCTGACTGTAGTTTGCCAACTCCAGGCTGCCAGAGATGAACAGACAGAGCAACAGACTGGGCTGAGGACAGAGTTGGGAATGTTGGAAGTCTTCCGAGTTCCAAACAACAGCGATGACTGAAATCAGTCACTGAGCTGTCCCGCCCTGATGGGATGGACTGTATCCAGTAAAAGGAGCTGCAGTTACTGGCGGCTGAATTTAATAAGGCAGAGTCGCCAACAAAGGGAGTTATGAACCAGTTAACACGGCGCCCCGAATGCTGCATTCTAATTGTCAACTTGCTTTGCAAAACCTACCTCATTTCGATCACGCCCGTAGCCCCCCATTCCTCCAAGGCCAGGGTCACGGGACATTGAGTATCTCTCCAGCTCCCTTTCCTAATCAGGAAAAAAAACctcaaaatcagaccattcattTCACTGGAGAAACATCTTTTCTTTGTCAAAGCCCATAATCGCCTGGTACTTCCCACAGATTCCTGCTGCTACCTCTCTCGACCAGCCTTTGTACAAGTGAATCTCAGCAAGGCTCGTCACAGCAGTCTAACCTTCACAGAATCCAAGCTAAACCTAGTTCCTCACTATGCAGGGCACTGGCAATGAACACAAAGCCCAGCACAGTGTACCGAGGTTGCTGATTATAGCCCTGGTGAAGAGTTAACTCTTCTCGTCTGGAGAGGAAATCCAAGGTCCTTCGGCCTGTAAACTGAGCTAATCTATCCCGAGACCCTACAGCACCCAAGCATCCAGCTGCCTACACCAGACTTCCAATCATAGATATCCTTTTGAAGATTTACCTCATTTCTGTCACGACTGTAGCTTCTAGGCCCAGGATTACGTGATGGTGGGTAGcgctccatttctccttcctaataaaataaaattagaatGTTAACTTAAAAGAATAAAGtcagttttctcttttcctttctGAGGTAGTTACTGGAACATGGGCAGTTCTATTTCTTTCAGTCTTCACGATAAAGACAGGTAatctgatataataataatcgcttattgtcacaagtaggcttcaatgaagttactgtgaaaagcccctagtcgccacattctggcacctgctcggggaggccattataggaattgaatccacgctgctggccttgttctgcattgcaagtcagctatttagcccactgtgctaaaccagccccgatgtgATGGGTATCCATGGGCCAAACACAAGCCTAACCCTCAATGGTTTAACTTGAAAGACGGCACCCTAAACCTAAGCGTTCCCTCAAAACTAGAGTGAATACCCCAATGCACCTGAAAGTTCACAGCATATATAGTTTGCCAATATATTACCAAATTTTGAGTTTCATATGAAAAATGCAAATACTTTGCCACAGTAAAATTAAAGTGACCAGCCTCCCCAATGTGCCTAACTGCTCTGTGGATCAGTTCCCTAAACAAACAGATGATGGGAGACTAGAAACAAGTGTTGGCAACAGCAGTAGACAAACACCGTAGCAAATGTTTACTCAGTAATAggaactgagggcagcacggtggcggagtggttagccctgcagtatcacggcaccgaggtcccagggtcgatcccagctctgggtcactgtcagtgtggagtttgcacattctccgtgtctgcgtgggtctcatccccacaacccaaagatgtgtagggtgggtgaattggccacgctaaattgccccttaattggaaaaaatgaattgggtactctaaatttagaaaaaaggtAATAGGAACTGAACAAGAACGATGGATATGGTAGATTATTCAGATAAAGGATTCCACTGATTGTGACAAACTGCCAACAGACAATATATTCCAAACATACCTGTTCATAATCCCTGTAAGACTGATTGTAATCATCATAACTTTCATAATTTCCATAACTCAACTGGCTGCTTCCAGACTCTGGATAGTCACTGATGCTGGATCCCTGCTGACCTCTGGAGATGGAACTGGGATAGTTCCCCAGAAGACCAGTGCTCTGGCCATAAGACATTGAGTTGCTGCTGGAATCACCTATGAGATAAAGAGCATTTTTAATGGCAGCAGAGAACCTGGTAACGTTGTGCCTCAGAGCTGTGCCTGACATGGATGCTTAAGGTACAAAGTTCAGCAAGGTTCAGGGCGTGTGGCGGGCTGGCGTGTGCGGAATGGAAGAGGGACGGTCTGCGGAGCGGGTGGCATCCGTGAGGCGGGTCagggtggggagagggcaggggtgaCGGGTACTAGGGAGACAGATGGTGAGAGTGACCTGCGCCGAGGGGCTGAGGGCAGGTGTggcacagatagggaggggctgagacatattggggggggggggggggggggggggggggagcgcagggCTGCTGTGCAGAATGGAGAAGATGGGGTTTCGGGATTGTGGGATAGTGGGTTCACTTAGTTATAGTTTGAAGCAAAATGTTTTCAATCCACAGTTTGACATTCGTTGCAAATATGTGGAGGGAAAATGCAGCATAACGGGAGCATCAATTATGACATGATCCACACCCTCTGATGCTCATTAATATCAAGCTAACCGTCTGCTCCTTACCAGGGAACACACTTTGCAGATTGAGATATGGATTCTGAGGCATTCTGAAGTCTTTTGGTGGTTCTCCCAACAGTGATGGCTGCAACAGAAACATGGCAATATATTTACAGTCAGAATATTCCCTCATCGCAGTCACTACAAACTCTCTGCATTTTACAACAATGTGCATTTAAAACATTTCCAGCTCTGAGTTAACAGTCACGATCTAAACTCCTCAATCACAAGTTTCCAATTGGTAAAGAAAGCACACAAAAAAATGGCTGAACAATTAGTTGGAAGGAATTGCCAATGTTTCCCACCCAGGATGTAACAGGGGACGAGACAGGATTaaacaggaaaaaaaacccaCTGCAGcccctggaaaatgtttaaagccTGGCCTCTCACCCCTgatgtgactgagccagtttcCACTTGCGCCATGCTTTGTTTCCTCTGTTTCTTCAAATCACGGAGCACGGAGCCCAGAATGGACGTGGGGAGGCCTTGTAGAGGAGCTGGAGTAACTGGAGGAGAGGTCACTTGTCGAGAATGCGGCAGATTCTCCATCATTCCCTGCATGTCTGGTGGCATTTGACCAAGGTACTGCTGGGACTGCATTGTTCCCATTGGCATCATAGGCATCTTCATCTGTCCCTGCACTCTTTCAGAATTCAGCCCTGTAAGGAGAACAAATGATGTTGAGAAGACCAGCTTAAGTGAGACGCCTGGTAAAGTAAAGGTAGCCGTTAAATCAAACCATCCTCAATCCAAAAACTCCATATTGTCACCCAATTCAGACTGCAACAGGGGGAGGCAGACATTGGTAATTGTAATATCAATACTGCTAATCTTCTTTCTCCAATTCAGTCCAGTGTTATTTAAAACTCAATCTGTACCGACCTGTAACGCCAGCTGCACCCAATGCAGGAGGTAAAGTCCTTTTGGGTTTAAAAGCACAAGATAAAAATTCTCTACAATGGTTAGAATGAATGCTTTTCATCGATCACAGCCTGTGGTTGTTGGAAGGTGTCAGTCCTCAGAGCGAGATGACGAGGTGTGTGTAAAGATGAACCGACAGGACGTTGATGATGACTGTCGATTCAAAGCAACATGTTTGgttggtatatatatatatattaaaaataaaCTCCACAGCTTCTATTTACGACAAAATTAGCTATTCAACCCTGGGATTCAATCAACCCTCATCTACTTTGCCCAATATTAATGCCATCTGAAACCCTGGAAAGATTAAGAAATCTCTAAATCTCACACTGTGGTGATACTCAGTGTAGTCTGTGCCCTGGACAGCACACCATCCTCATCCCTGTGACATTGGGAGAGGGCCACCTGCAAGCTCTTTGGGTCCTCCATTCACATCTGCCCAGCTGGGACCCAGCACTGACTCCTCCCCTGCAAGCAAATCTAACTGCAAAGCAGTTAGCAAGCTGCAAGAGCCCCAATGAAAGATGCCGATTAGCAGATCTGAAAGCTCTCTCCTCAATCAGTGTAAATTAATTGGTAGGTGCTGTGGGAGCCAGAGGTCCTCAACCTCAGATCAGTAGCTCATGAGCTTAAAGAAGGATAAAGCTCCAACAGCACGTGGGTCGTACCGTCCCATTTCATTATTGGATGTGgatgtttcagtgtcttccagtTTTCCTTACAAAATCTTTCTTTGCGTGAGTCATAAGATGATCTCGTCTTTTATTTAGGGCGGGCAGGAACCCATTGGTCAACAGGCATTTTTACAACGGGATAGGCAATCAGAGGGCcttgcgttgcccaacctgttatCCTAGGATTGGGCAATGAATATTGaaaaggtgtgggggtggtatagCCGGCCAGAGTCCACGTGGGGGTGGATGTAGAGGAAAGActgtaaaggcaccagtttgaGAGCATTGGTCACAGCTCCCCTTCTGTTTTCCCCAACAAAATAGACACAATGGACAACaatctggtggtggtggccacattgaGAATATGGAGACAGTTTAGGTGGCATTTTAAACTGGGTGCCTCGTCAGTGTGAGCCCCAGTTTGTGAAAACCATTATTTTGAGCCGGCGGTTTTGGATTTGTCCTTTGGGACatgtggggaagagggagagaggaggaaagaGAACATGTACGTAATGTGAGTGTCAGCTGTTTATTTCCTATATCAAGGAGTTGGTTCACCGTCAGATTTTAGGGGGGGAACATGGTACATAGGGGATTGGTTCTTtattttgggtgggtgggggggggggggggggggtggggagggagtgttgTTGCAAGGGTTGAAATCCTGTAATTTATTGTACGTATATTGATGTAAAGGTGATATATTGACTTTTATAGCATTCTGCTACAACACAGATTTGATTACACTAGCTGACAAACCAGTGTACTGGGGGATACATGTGGAAAGTGGGAATAGCTTCAGGGGCTTCTGCATATAAATTATACATACCTGTGGGCGATTCCCCAAGAAGACCCTTTCCCCGCTGTGGAGGGGCTCCGAGTCCGATTGGGTTTTGCTGCAAAGCTGCGAGAGGAGATTCCCCCAGAATGCCGGGCTTCTGAAACACAGACAAACATACAGACAATGCCATTCTGTAACCTGAACATCAATTGCTCATCAATTTAGCTGGTTACCAAGTAAATGAGAAGAGGCAGATCTGCTTCAATCTGTTTGAATGCAGGGCTGTGTCAATTTCTGGAACAGTGTAAaacataacccaacaactccccattGTGTTTATCCAACACATCATCCCTCTTACTGAACTCTCTCCCCTTCTGTCCACACCAATAGGGCCATAATGCATTACAATTCAGTCATTGCTACTCAAGATTTGTTTAGCGCCAAGATATTTGTTTTCCCTTCCAACATCTCCACGTTAAGACTAAATTAATGGCAGTCTCTTGATCAATCTGGTCAGATGGTCATTACAGTGGGAACTCCTTCACTCGTCTATTCATTCCACACTCTGTTCCTTTAAAAACCCAAACTTGCATTCACCTATTCAGCcccgcccactccccagccccggccacccccccaaccacccagccCAGGCCACCCACCTTTTTCAACTGTGATTGTATGGAGAAAGTATGAGCCGGGATCAGTCACAACACGGAATGGCAAGAGATGTGTTTGGGCCGGGCCGTGGGGCTTTAATGGCaccaattaaaaatgaaaattcaaAAGCAGCCACAACTGATTTGCCCATGAGGGACAGCAAATAATCCTGACCCTGCTGCAAAGTGCAGATGTACTTTGGGCTCCGCTACACTGCTTCCATATTTTAATTGCCAATCAATATTCATCAAGGCTTCGTGTACGAAGTTTCAACAGAAACCAATGCCCATGAAATGGCagtccagccaaaactccatgcTAATCTGAATGTTACTTCACAAAACACATTTAATCCCACTCAGCTGCTTCTATATGATCAGCCTTTAAATTGGAATTCCAGGAGACTTTACTAAAATCAGGCAGCTAGCATATTTCTCATTCCGAGAAGGAATTTGCGCTGTTAATAAAAAGCTAGTGCATAGATGGCCATGTCCTGAAAATCGGAATCCAAACAGTAGCAATGTATAAGCAGTCAATGACTTGCCGTTCATTACACCACATGCACACTTTGCATTTTTCACACTTCACTTGCTAAACTGCCATGTGCAAAGCAAGCCCATTCTTGGCAAAGGCTATGGGTGGGATGGGGCGGGAGAGCAAAGGTCAAGCGTGCAAGGTATGAAATATATGGATAAGCAAAGCAAAGGTTAATAAGGATTAAGTGGCATAAAGTGACACCATTCTGATTCTGCACACAAAGTGGGGTAACAGAGTGAAACAGTAGAGACCTTGACCGGCGTGTAGACAGAAAATATGACCTGATCTCGGTCAAGTTGCTGGCACAATGTCAGTGCTAATGCCTCTCAGAATTGGGAATTGCACCCTAAATTCACATGGTTGAATGCAGGGCTCACTCAGAAATCATTCTGATCAGAGTCATGTACAATTTGTCACGTGTAAACAAACTGTCCCTGCAACGTGAAATGGATTCTCGGTCTATCCAAGAGGAGGGAGCAACAGAtaaaagagaaagagcaggattcaggattgggggggggggggagaaatcaaaTGTGGCAGAACTCAAATTATTATAAATCATAACATGCCAGGTGCTTGCAATGTTCCAAAGGAACGTTCAAGTGAATTGTGCCTATTTTGGGGGGGGTATAAATGACAATGTGTAAACTACACAACTGCACTGACTCAAGATCAGAAAGAtttgactttttttttctctgttaAACAAAACACTGAAAGCATTTAACAGCCAATGGGGCACAGTGATCAATCGTCATTGTAAACCAACAGCCTCAATAAGTCCCTTCTCAGTGACATTGATGCTTAGAATGTTAAACTCCTTTTTCCAATTATTGCAACAAACAAGCCAATTGAAATGCCACCACTTAATCCAAATCAAACTGTACACAGCAAGGCTATAATGAATGTGATCAGTATGTGCTGTAAACACTAGGAGGGCAAACCCTAGCACGACAAGCTACTTTTTTTGTGGACTTACATTGAGGAATGCCTGGTTCTCTTTATTGTGCATCAGCTGGGTCCAAACCAGATTCTGCAGAAAAACTGGATTCCCAAGCAAAGCATTCTAGGACATAATAGGTGCAGAAGGGAATGGGGGATGCAGTAGAGAATGAAAGGTCAGTCATTACATCAATAGATTAAAAAGTAAAGCGTAAGAATAGTATAAGCTATTAAATCTCAGTGCCAGGAAAAAAGCCACCTTATTGAATAGATCTCCACGAACTAGCCCACTTCCTATGGAGTCCTGAAAGAATCATATCCATTCCTTTGTATATGACTAAATTTAAagataatgaggcagacttgtaCCTATAATTCCCCCATCTGAAACTATGTAGGTATGCTCGAGTAAAATATTGTACTGGAGTTCCGTACTTCCTCTTCAATCCATTTGACCTACCAATGCTGCCTTCAAGGTGGCCACACATGCAACTGTTTGCTTTAGCTCCATACTGCATAAAAAATAACTTAATTGCACCATCTCTAGACTTGCCAGTGTGTGGTGGTATAGCCCCTACTTGATCACGATATTGAGTTATAAAGTCAGGAAGGGTTCACATTTCATCCTTTATCACATTTTGCACCACAGGTGTTGCTGTGATGCCTCCCGTTGTTAGGTGACTTGCTAACATTCATCACCtaacacacagtgaacagccaCTTGGGCAGCTGCCAGGGTAACAACATCCCAGAGAGTTGGTAATCCAGgaaaggagaaagaaaaagaaaaacaggtGGTGGAGCAGGGCTGGTCTAATGTTCAACTCAACTGTCAGGATGTACACAGCACTGCTAGCTTCAATGAGAGTTGACGACACAACGAGTAATTCTGGGCCAAAAACAACGATATGAAAGGAGCCTCAGCCTGTTTTCTGATATTCACATCAGGAATTCAGAAACATGAAATAGTGTTACTTTTCCCCATGAAAAAGAGAACTCCTCCCAGTGACTACGTTCAAAACACATAGCAGTCCCAGGAATATTTGTTATCCTACGACATTCAGCTGCAAATTGTTCTTCGCATTGTGGGTGCTGACAGTTCATCTGGGTTTTAGGCTTCTGCTTGGAAGGCAGCACTGCAAACAACTTTCCTCTGACGCCTATTAAAGGGGTCCGGAGTGAATGGAGTTTGTGCATCCTGGGCTGGAATCCTCGAGGAAATTAATTCCTCATATCATCAGCAGTGGAGTGGAGACAGTGACTCCCTAACTCACTCAGCTGTCATAGTTATTGCATCACTATTTTGCCAACTGATGTCTGGGATCACTCCCAACGCTTCATTGAGCAACAGCACGTGTAAGACAGATGAGCTAATGTTTTCGAAGAAATGAGAATAAGGTTAACAAGAAATGCATTGAACAATCTGCAGCATAGTTAACTTCAAGCTGATAGGAGAAACGGGAGCTGTACAAGAGCTTGCAGGATCTCACAGAATTCATTCGAAGGTCAAGCAACAAGCCAGTCACACTGGTCACTTGGGTCAGCTGTCAGAGGGGTAATTTATGGCCTTTTCCACTTCTACTcaaacaactttaaaaaaattttaattggTGAATGATGACATATTTGCATCACCCAAAGTAAAAACATCTCCATGAAGTATGTTACACACACAGTACAATTGCTCATGCTCTACAGTTAGAGTCcaagcacattttaaaaaaagattttaaattcTATACTAACATATTCAATCTGCCATTCGACACACAGTCAACAGCCACCAGTACGCACGCATTGTAACTAGCCAATAATAGAAAACATGGGTGGCTGACAATGTGCTTCAATACTGGTGGTTTTAATACTGGCTTAAGCAGCGCTCTGAAACATGTCATAGAAccataagtgcagaaggagactatttggcccattatgtctgcaccggctcttagaaagagcaccctatttaagcccatgccttgACCCCACCTCTTTGGAcagcaagggcaatttatcatggccaacccacataatctacacatctttggactgtgggaggaaaccagagcacccagaggaaacccacgcagacacagggagaacgtgcagactccacacaggcagtgacccaagccaggaattgaacccgggaccctggagttgtgaaccaactgtgctaaccactgcaatcgTGCTGCCCATATACTCATTCAAATGGTCAATTTTGTCATTAGATGGAAATGTTAGTTTTACTGAACCCACATTTTCCATTTCTTCGTGGAGACGACGGTGCAAGTGAAACACTCACTGAACAGCACAGGTGATTTCTGGAATCATCCTCCTGACAAAGTTCTCCCCGACTGATTTGGCACATCAGCTCAGACAGGGAAgagcaagaaaaagaaagaacagAGTTCTATGTTACTACTGTAAATGCCAAGCTATCAAAGACAAGTGTGCTTCCTTTGGTCACCACTGAACTCTGAAGCTTCAGCTGAAACCCTCCCTGTGCCAGTTTACAATTACTGGCTTTTGTAGTTGGAGATTTACCTGGGTTTGTGCTGGATTTTGGCTCTGGAAAACCATTTGAAGGAGGGCTGCCCCTAATCCAGGATTCCCCAGCAGAGGCACTGGAGGAGCAGCTCCCAGAAGTCCTAAAGAAAAGAAGTATTGTAGTCAGTATTCTTCATTCAGGAACTTCATCGCTATGTATTTGAAAACATTTTCATACTTTTGGAAACTGGAAATTAAAACCTATTTGTACTTATTTATCAAGTAGGTTTGATGAGACAAGAGTCTCTCCCAGATGTCAAGAGGATAGAAAGGATTGATTTTCTGACATGGAGCACTTGGCATTTCCAAACTTCCCACATGAACAGAAGTTAAACTCTACCACCTAGGACACAAAACCACCGGCAACTCCAAGCTCCCTTCCGAGTCacgcagcatcctgacttggacatatatAACCATTCTATGGTTAAAaaatccctcccctcctcctccacaacattgggcAGTGCCGCCACTAAACTGACTCCAGCAATTTGAGGAGACCCACTattgcctcctcaagggcaattagggaaaggCAGTGGCACCCATTCAGATTTCACACAGGGAAAAAAAATCTTACCTCAAACCACTTCCCGAGAAACAGTACGAGGCCAGGCCACTGACTAAAGGGCTGGACCATTACTGTTCACTAAATCAGTGATGGCTAACCATGTCAAAGATTAAGGATGAACTGCTGCACTGCACATGCAATACCGGACCTACTCTCGATCGGATGTTGCCGCGGGACAGCAAGAAAGATGATTTTGAATAACTGTGGTAATTATAAATCTAATACAATGTATATTTCTAAAAATGTGCTTATGCATGCATATCCCATTGTGCACACGATTTCTAGTTATATTTCTTGTGTCAGTGTTGCCAAAGTGATACGTTGTAATGGGAGATCTCTGGTATCAGTCTGCTGAAGGCCGTTCAGCTCctctatttttaaatttagagcatccaatttttttccccccaattaaggggcaatttagcatggccaaatcacctactactgcacatctttttgggttttggggggggggggggggggtttagtggtgagacccacgcagacacgggaagaatgtgcaaactccatatggataaTGACCCGGgctaggatcaaacctgggtcctcaacgccatgaggcagcagtactaaccactgcgtcaccgtgacaCTCAGCTCCTGGTTAACTTGGACCTGACACGTtgagtaaccagaggacacagtccAGTTATGAATAAATACATAGTGTACAGTCTCCCCATGACTCCgtgatcccacaacccaaaaagatgtgcagggtcggtgaattggccacgctaaactgccccttaactggaaaaaaaaaaggaattgggtactctaaattttaaagcaAAAACGAATGAAGACATGTCTATCACTCTGTCTCACCCTGCTGGGCGCCTGTGGCCCCGTGCATAAACGGGTTCAGGAGAAGCTGCAATGTGGCTGGATTATTCAGGCTGTTCAGAATCTGCACAGGATTCGGTTCTGGGAGAAGACCCTTCCCACGGTTCATTGCCTAAGACAAGAAACAAAACAGATGAGAGTTTACAATACTCAACAAAATGACAGATGCAGATGCAAGGACGTCAAAGTGCAGAAGCACTGGCTGCTCTCTGTTGCCCCATCTAAATGGCAGCATGAGCAGTGTTTCaaacacggcagcattgtggtcaATTAGTGACTTGCTGTCCCATGACATTGTACTTTGTATCCCAATCCACCATTGCTTAAAGCCAGTTGGATTTTGAGAGTCTCTGCGAGGTTTAATACAGGTTGTGGTTATCCAGTGCTCGAATGTGATATATTGATGCAAATTAAATTATAGACTCACCATAGCTTGGGCTGCGATCAAGGCAGGAAGCATACTCCGCCCTGGGGGTCCAGGTGCACAGAATGAGACCCGAATGTGGTTCCCACCAACCCAGAGCCCGTCCATGTCCCTCTGCACTTCCTCAGCTTGTTCCGCAGCTTCATACTCGACAATGGCAAAGCCTCGAAATTGCCCATCAGGTCCCTGAGCCAGCTGCACCAGAGGGGGATCCAGGTGATAGTGGAGGCAACGTATGGGAAATGgtgaagagaaaaagaacaaataaATAACAGGTAATCAGATGGTTGTGAAAAATGTTTCACTCCAAAAGCACAAAGTCACGTTGAGCACTGCAGTGGGTCTGATCCGGATGCCACGAGGACAGGGGCTTTTGAAGTTTATAACTTTTTAAAGATGAATATAGTTTTTGGACAGGGTGAAACAAACATCCTGCTTTAAGTGCTACACAACTGCCAACTCAGGAATAAGGCAATTTGCCACCATTTGCCAATATTGTAAAAAAGGAGTTACGATGTCCACCAGTAACTTTCAATGGCTTAAGTCAAAATCTGCAATTAACACTAAGCCCGAGAATAGACATGCTGCATAAATTTGGAAATCATAGATGCTCCAGGCCATTGAACAGTTAACTGTGTCCAATACTCCCCATCATGTCTCACATTTCCAGTTAAGGGCACTTGCTCCAGGCAGTCTGTAAACAAGGGAACACAAAAAAGACCAACGTACAACTAAAATTAACCAGATTCTTCTGGAGGGGATCGGGATGCCTGGCAATTCAGTGCAAATTATTTCTTCAAAATTTAACTTATCCCACGGCACTAAAC
This DNA window, taken from Scyliorhinus canicula chromosome 25, sScyCan1.1, whole genome shotgun sequence, encodes the following:
- the raver1 gene encoding ribonucleoprotein PTB-binding 1 isoform X2; protein product: MAATVSVTSPASELRKNRENEAAQLEEEGEGEEFFDDEEWPDTDGGDLDDDEEEEEPPRRRTPEETLAELEAAEREQRLERTRREFRNRRKIIIRNLPSDIITQEVYELLSEYDLKYCFVDKYKGTAFVTLLNRDQANDAIEKFHQSTLRDREISVQLQPTDALLCIANLPLAYTQQQFEELVRPFGNLERCFLVYSEVSGHSKGYGFVEYMKKDSAARAKSELLGKQLGTRTLYVHWTDVNQLTLDLIHSKCLCVDKLPHDYKDLKTFSQAFSNIYEPMYCQLAQGPDGQFRGFAIVEYEAAEQAEEVQRDMDGLWVGGNHIRVSFCAPGPPGRSMLPALIAAQAMAMNRGKGLLPEPNPVQILNSLNNPATLQLLLNPFMHGATGAQQGLLGAAPPVPLLGNPGLGAALLQMVFQSQNPAQTQNALLGNPVFLQNLVWTQLMHNKENQAFLNKPGILGESPLAALQQNPIGLGAPPQRGKGLLGESPTGLNSERVQGQMKMPMMPMGTMQSQQYLGQMPPDMQGMMENLPHSRQVTSPPVTPAPLQGLPTSILGSVLRDLKKQRKQSMAQVETGSVTSGPSLLGEPPKDFRMPQNPYLNLQSVFPGDSSSNSMSYGQSTGLLGNYPSSISRGQQGSSISDYPESGSSQLSYGNYESYDDYNQSYRDYEQEGEMERYPPSRNPGPRSYSRDRNEERELERYSMSRDPGLGGMGGYGRDRNEEREMERYPLLPDPGHGGYGSDRNERSTPSGYNDLEPAAPSMYSSSPTSYFTSGVRAGLRQGYSSKAPLVGHKRGASHLIPSPEPSPEGGYIGQHSQGLGGHYADSYLKRKRIF
- the raver1 gene encoding ribonucleoprotein PTB-binding 1 isoform X3; translation: MAATVSVTSPASELRKNRENEAAQLEEEGEGEEFFDDEEWPDTDGGDLDDDEEEEEPPRRRTPEETLAELEAAEREQRLERTRREFRNRRKIIIRNLPSDIITQEVYELLSEYDLKYCFVDKYKGTAFVTLLNRDQANDAIEKFHQSTLRDREISVQLQPTDALLCIANLPLAYTQQQFEELVRPFGNLERCFLVYSEVSGHSKGYGFVEYMKKDSAARAKSELLGKQLGTRTLYVHWTDVNQLTLDLIHSKCLCVDKLPHDYKDLKTFSQAFSNIYEPMYCQLAQGPDGQFRGFAIVEYEAAEQAEEVQRDMDGLWVGGNHIRVSFCAPGPPGRSMLPALIAAQAMAMNRGKGLLPEPNPVQILNSLNNPATLQLLLNPFMHGATGAQQGLLGAAPPVPLLGNPGLGAALLQMVFQSQNPAQTQKPGILGESPLAALQQNPIGLGAPPQRGKGLLGESPTGLNSERVQGQMKMPMMPMGTMQSQQYLGQMPPDMQGMMENLPHSRQVTSPPVTPAPLQGLPTSILGSVLRDLKKQRKQSMAQVETGSVTSGPSLLGEPPKDFRMPQNPYLNLQSVFPGDSSSNSMSYGQSTGLLGNYPSSISRGQQGSSISDYPESGSSQLSYGNYESYDDYNQSYRDYEQEGEMERYPPSRNPGPRSYSRDRNEERELERYSMSRDPGLGGMGGYGRDRNEEREMERYPLLPDPGHGGYGSDRNERSTPSGYNDLEPAAPSMYSSSPTSYFTSGVRAGLRQGYSSKLNPMLSSGAGLLGARPSNSPPGPMLKAPLVGHKRGASHLIPSPEPSPEGGYIGQHSQGLGGHYADSYLKRKRIF